From the Methylobacterium currus genome, one window contains:
- the ccmA gene encoding heme ABC exporter ATP-binding protein CcmA: protein MRLIAENLACRRSGRRVFAGLSFTLEAGEALTVTGRNGAGKSSLLAILAGRLRPEAGRLVAEGVGERTIPECLHVVGHRDGLKGALTAQENLVFARDLLGEADLDPRAALARLGLAHAAALPVAYLSAGQRRRVALARLLVCRRPLWLLDEPTAALDVASQGALAGLMRGHLAEGGLVIAATHQALGLESARELSVEAFRAARSDAAADPFAEAF, encoded by the coding sequence TTGCGCCTGATCGCCGAGAACCTCGCCTGCCGGCGCTCCGGCCGCCGCGTCTTCGCCGGGCTCTCCTTCACCCTCGAGGCCGGCGAGGCGCTGACCGTGACCGGTCGCAACGGCGCCGGCAAATCGTCGCTGCTCGCCATCCTCGCCGGGCGACTGCGGCCCGAGGCCGGGCGGCTCGTCGCCGAGGGCGTGGGCGAGCGCACCATCCCCGAATGCCTTCACGTCGTCGGCCATCGCGACGGGCTCAAAGGGGCGCTCACGGCGCAAGAGAACCTGGTCTTCGCCCGCGACCTGCTCGGCGAGGCCGATCTCGACCCGCGCGCCGCGCTCGCCCGCCTCGGCCTCGCCCATGCGGCGGCGCTGCCGGTCGCCTACCTGTCGGCCGGCCAGCGCCGGCGGGTGGCGCTCGCCCGGCTCCTCGTCTGCCGCCGGCCGCTCTGGCTCCTCGACGAGCCGACCGCCGCCCTCGACGTGGCCTCGCAGGGGGCCCTCGCCGGGCTGATGCGGGGGCATCTGGCGGAAGGCGGCCTCGTCATCGCGGCCACCCACCAGGCGCTCGGCCTCGAGAGCGCCCGCGAACTCTCGGTCGAGGCGTTCCGCGCCGCCCGGTCCGACGCCGCGGCCGACCCCTTCGCGGAGGCGTTCTGA
- the ccmB gene encoding heme exporter protein CcmB, which produces MGRAFLAVVARDLRLAGRIGGSGALSLVFFLMIVALVPFGLGPDLNLLARIGPGILWIAAVLATLIGLDRLFQADEEDGSLDLLTGAPAPLELLVLAKVTAHWLTTGLPLALATPLFGLLVALSPTGMAATSLTLLVGTPALTFIGAVGAALTASIRRGGLILAVVVLPLMVPTLIFGVSAAEAAVSGTVPFTTPLAILAALSLAAGVVGTLAAAAALRWGE; this is translated from the coding sequence ATGGGCCGCGCCTTTCTGGCCGTGGTCGCCCGCGACCTGCGCCTCGCCGGCCGCATCGGCGGCTCCGGGGCGCTGTCCCTGGTGTTCTTCCTGATGATCGTCGCCCTGGTGCCGTTCGGCCTCGGGCCCGACCTCAACCTGCTCGCCCGGATCGGCCCCGGCATCCTGTGGATCGCCGCCGTGCTGGCGACGCTGATCGGCCTCGACCGCCTGTTTCAGGCCGACGAGGAAGACGGCTCCCTCGATCTCCTCACCGGCGCCCCCGCCCCGCTGGAGCTCCTGGTTCTCGCCAAGGTCACGGCGCACTGGCTCACCACCGGCCTGCCGCTGGCGCTGGCCACCCCCTTATTCGGGCTCCTCGTGGCCCTGAGCCCCACCGGGATGGCGGCGACCAGCCTGACGCTCCTCGTCGGCACCCCGGCCTTGACCTTCATCGGGGCCGTCGGGGCGGCGCTGACCGCCTCGATCCGCCGCGGCGGCCTGATCCTTGCCGTGGTGGTGCTGCCCCTGATGGTGCCGACCCTGATCTTCGGCGTCTCGGCGGCGGAAGCGGCCGTCAGTGGCACGGTGCCGTTCACGACGCCGCTGGCGATCCTCGCCGCGCTCAGCCTCGCGGCGGGCGTGGTCGGCACGCTGGCGGCGGCGGCGGCTCTGCGGTGGGGGGAGTAG
- a CDS encoding response regulator, whose protein sequence is MLDGRRVLIVEDEALVALELTEIVTGSNAHAVGPARTNREALALIDLEEIDVAILDLNLADGEATPTAECLIGKGVPVLICTGGVLPRAMRLMWPDLPILRKPLNPDRLVEALGALCPEPVGESRV, encoded by the coding sequence ATGCTGGATGGACGACGGGTGCTGATCGTCGAGGACGAGGCGCTGGTCGCCCTGGAACTGACCGAGATCGTCACCGGTTCGAACGCCCACGCCGTCGGCCCGGCCCGCACCAACCGCGAGGCCCTGGCGCTGATCGACCTGGAGGAGATCGACGTCGCGATCCTCGACCTCAACCTCGCCGACGGCGAGGCGACGCCCACGGCCGAATGCCTAATCGGCAAGGGCGTGCCGGTCCTGATCTGCACCGGCGGCGTGCTGCCGCGCGCGATGCGGCTGATGTGGCCGGACCTGCCGATCCTGAGGAAGCCCCTCAATCCCGATCGCCTGGTCGAGGCGCTGGGCGCGCTCTGCCCCGAGCCGGTGGGCGAGAGCCGGGTCTAG
- a CDS encoding oxidoreductase has translation MSPRCSLVVNGQPVRVATGDTPLDAALPRTVAAGRDGVIQDSALEALPRLRNTSRARPRLGDGAATRPGPAPSPLAVLRTAKRAGTLLSATPLSGAVMEVVVTVSRALDVAPGQAVEVAFAGLPARPYCPTQRIDGNTELNELVFHLRRDRGALGPAFGEAVHPGHAVRIKGPAGGTPYRPGPGRLVLVAAETGFAPIWAIARAARHLETGREMVVVAGAADADDLYMRPGLDWLRSTGVQQITLAASRDRRGRPDVRHGPVTAHLPTLRGSDTVHVAGPPDIVRAVERLCDSVGASCAALPFLPSRSRARSLVTPGDTGAQFGL, from the coding sequence ATGAGCCCCCGCTGCTCGCTCGTCGTCAACGGCCAGCCCGTCCGTGTGGCGACCGGCGACACGCCCCTCGACGCCGCCTTGCCCCGGACGGTCGCCGCCGGCCGCGACGGCGTGATCCAGGATTCCGCGCTGGAGGCGCTGCCGCGCCTGCGCAACACCAGCCGCGCTCGGCCCCGCCTCGGCGACGGCGCCGCCACCCGGCCGGGGCCCGCCCCCTCGCCCCTCGCGGTCCTGCGCACGGCCAAGCGCGCCGGCACGCTCCTCTCCGCCACCCCGCTCTCGGGGGCGGTGATGGAGGTCGTGGTCACGGTCTCGCGCGCCCTCGACGTGGCCCCCGGCCAGGCCGTGGAGGTCGCCTTCGCGGGGCTGCCTGCCCGGCCCTACTGCCCGACCCAGCGCATCGACGGCAACACCGAGCTCAACGAGCTCGTCTTCCACCTGCGACGCGACCGCGGCGCCCTCGGGCCCGCCTTCGGCGAGGCGGTGCATCCCGGCCACGCCGTGCGGATCAAGGGACCGGCGGGCGGCACGCCCTACCGCCCCGGCCCCGGGCGCCTCGTGCTAGTCGCGGCCGAGACCGGCTTCGCGCCGATCTGGGCCATCGCCCGGGCGGCGCGTCACCTGGAGACCGGCCGCGAGATGGTGGTGGTGGCGGGCGCGGCCGACGCCGACGACCTCTACATGCGCCCCGGCCTCGACTGGCTGCGCAGCACCGGCGTACAGCAGATCACGCTGGCGGCGAGCCGCGACCGCCGCGGCCGGCCGGATGTACGCCACGGCCCGGTCACCGCCCACCTGCCGACCTTGCGCGGCAGCGACACCGTCCACGTCGCCGGCCCGCCGGACATCGTGCGGGCGGTGGAGCGGCTCTGCGACAGCGTCGGGGCGTCCTGCGCCGCCCTGCCCTTCCTGCCGTCGCGCAGCCGCGCCCGGAGCCTCGTCACCCCGGGGGATACGGGCGCGCAGTTCGGGTTGTAA
- a CDS encoding MBL fold metallo-hydrolase — MPGYLPFAGALKLPSFICDNCGFWQRHFAAPPSCPLCLDARHVVPQDGWRFRTVEEAQASFPCHWEEVETGVWKFWNEPVTGIGPSAYLIVTPDGNMGFEGCPVFSEAALDHIESLGGMKVISASHPHSYGALPQLQDRFDPELCLPAADFTWTAALQVSWPYDDVLEPLPGLTLHRTAGHFDGHAVLHDRARGIVFCGDALKFELTPENPREALTISAHKAFVRGVPLTHAELARYRAVFAALAFHQTWTPFEQAANVGREEVLALIDTMLAGRPHAYPVPVAGLQSAP; from the coding sequence GTGCCCGGTTACCTGCCCTTCGCGGGCGCCCTCAAGCTTCCGAGCTTCATCTGCGACAATTGCGGCTTCTGGCAACGGCACTTCGCGGCCCCGCCGAGCTGTCCCCTTTGCCTCGATGCCCGCCACGTCGTGCCGCAGGACGGCTGGCGCTTCCGCACCGTCGAGGAGGCGCAAGCCTCGTTCCCCTGCCACTGGGAGGAGGTCGAGACGGGGGTGTGGAAGTTCTGGAACGAGCCGGTCACCGGCATCGGGCCGAGCGCCTACCTGATCGTCACGCCCGACGGCAATATGGGCTTCGAGGGCTGCCCGGTCTTCAGCGAGGCCGCGCTCGACCACATCGAGTCCTTGGGGGGCATGAAAGTCATCTCGGCCTCGCATCCGCACAGTTACGGCGCGCTGCCCCAGCTCCAGGACCGCTTCGATCCGGAACTGTGCCTGCCGGCGGCCGACTTCACCTGGACCGCGGCGCTTCAGGTCTCCTGGCCCTACGACGATGTCCTGGAACCCCTGCCGGGACTCACCCTCCACCGCACCGCCGGCCATTTCGACGGCCACGCCGTGCTGCACGACCGCGCCCGCGGCATCGTGTTCTGCGGCGACGCGCTGAAGTTCGAGCTGACTCCGGAGAACCCGCGCGAGGCGCTGACGATCTCGGCCCACAAGGCCTTCGTCCGCGGCGTGCCGCTGACCCATGCGGAACTCGCCCGCTACCGCGCGGTCTTCGCCGCCCTCGCGTTCCACCAGACCTGGACGCCGTTTGAGCAGGCGGCGAATGTCGGGCGGGAAGAGGTGCTAGCGCTCATCGACACGATGCTGGCCGGACGGCCGCACGCCTATCCGGTGCCGGTCGCCGGGCTGCAATCCGCCCCCTGA